TTTACGATAATTTTTTAAAATAGGGTGTAAAAATATGTTTTATTTTTTGCTCGGTATTTACTTTTTTTACGTTGCCGCAAAGGCGTGGCTGGCGATTTTGCAGATAGGCTTTATCCGCGCTGAGGCTAAAAAGCCTGCCGTCGTTTTATCGCAGAGCGAATACGAAACTGCCGTCGCCGCAGCGATAAGCAATCAAAAATTCGAGCTAATTAGCCTTCTCTATCACGCCGCGATATTTATGATGTGGGCTTGCTGGGGGCTTGGTGCGATATCGGGGCATGCCTATAAAACGGGAGATATAGGCGACAACGTCTTTATGGTTATGGTATTTTTGCTCGTTTCGTCGCTGCTAGAACTGCCGCTAAATATCTACGAAACCTTCGTCAAAGATAAAAAGCTCGGCTTTTCAAACGTAACGCCTAAAATTTTCGCGCTAGATCTGCTTAAAACGCTCGCGCTAACGCTGGTTTTTGGCACGCTATTTGTGTGGCTAGTACTGCTTTGCATTAGATTTTTGGGCGATTTTTGGTGGTTTTGGGCGTTTTTGCTTAGCTTCTCGGTCGCGCTCGTGATAAATCTCATCTATCCGACGCTCATCGCGCCTATTTTTAACAAAATGCAGCCGCTGGAAGAGGGAGAGCTAAAAAGCCGTATAGAAGGGCTTTTAGCGCAGTGCGGGTTTAAAAGTAGCGGCGTTTTTACGATAGACGCTAGCAAGCGCGACAACCGCTTAAACGCCTATTTCGGCGGCCTTGGCGTGACTAAACGCGTGGTGCTTTTCGACACGCTCGTTAAAAAACTAAGTTTAGAGGAGATAATCGCCGTTTTGGGGCATGAACTGGGGCATTTTAAGCACAAAGATATCCTAAAAATGATAGCTCTAAGCGCGGTTATGCTTTTTGCTATGTTTTTGATATTCGGCAATATCCCAGACGCGGCGTATCAAGCGCTTGGGCTTCATAGCGGAGGCGGCGGAACGATCGTGTTTTTGCTACTTTTTTCGCCGATTTTCGGATTTTTATTTTCGCCGGTGAGCTCGTATTTTAGCCGCGCGAACGAATTTGGCGCCGATAAATTCGTAGGCGAGGTTTCAAACAAAGCCGACATGATAAGCGCGCTAAAAAAGCTAGGCAGCGAAAACAAGGCCTTCCCGAAGGCTCATCCGCTCTACGCGTTCGTCTATCATTCGCACCCAAGCCTCTTTGAGCGTATAAACGAGCTGGAAAATGAAAATTGAAGAAGCTCTTAAAGAGGCTAGTTTAAGGCTAAGCTCACTTTGCCAAAATCCAAGCAGAGTGGCTAAAATTTTGCTTATGAACTATCTTGACGTGAGCATTGAATGGATATTTTTAAATCAAAAAAAAGAAGTTGATGAGAGCGGCTATTTTGCTCTAGTTAAAAGGTATGAAAACTATGAGCCTCTTGAATATATAACTGGTAAAGCTAGCTTTTATGGGCTTGATTTTTACGTGGAAAGCGGAGTGTTGATCCCAAGACCTGAAACAGAAATTTTAGTGGATAAAGTAATAGAAATTTCACGCGAATATAATGAACCAAAGATCGCAGAAATAGGCACAGGAAGTGGAATTATTAGTATCATGCTAGCTCTAAAAACAAAGGCAAATATCGTAGCGACAGACATCAATGAAAAAGCTTTGATGCTTGCTAAAAAAAATGCAGATAAATTTGATGTAGGTGGGAGGATCAAATTCTTAAACTGCTCTTATGTGGATGAAATTTTAGAAGATATTGATATTTTGGTTTCAAATCCGCCATATATTGCAAGAAGCTATAAACTTAGTAAATTTGTGCTAAATGAACCAGAAAGTGCACTCTTTGGAGGCGAAGTAGGAGATGAAATCTTAAAAGACATTATTCTTATAGCCAAAGATCGTAATATCAAAAACGTTGCTTGTGAGATGGGGTACGATCAAAAAGCAAGTATGCAAAAATTCTTAGAGGTCAATGGTTTTGAGTATAGTTTTTACAAAGATTTGGCTGGTTTTGATAGAGGCTTTTGCGCGAAGTTAAAAATATAAAGGAGAGAGTTTGAGAGGAATTTATTTTTTGCTTTTGGCAGTACTTATAGGAGCTGAGCTAACGCTTGGTATTTTGGTGGCGCCAGTCATATTTTTCCCACAAAGCATCATAGGAGATGGTGTGCTTACGCATTTTATGAGCGGTCAAATGATGACAAAGATATTTTTGAAATTTAATTATATTTTGCTTTTTATAAGCATAGTTGTAATGATTAGCGAGCTATTTGATCTTAGAAAAAAGCTTATTTTTTCACTAAAATTTAGCATGTTAATGCTTGCTTTTTTAAATTTGGCTTTAGCTTTTAGCTTTGTATTTTTCTTTACGCCTTTTATAGTTTATGCTCAAAATTTGGGGGTCGATGCGACACAGACGGCTGAATTTGCCAAAATGCATAGCGCGAGTGAATATGTGATGAAAATCATGCTTGTTTTACAAATCATTTTATTTTTTGTGAAATTTAAGATTAGCCAAAATGAACGCAAAGCCTGATATTCAAGTTTTAACAAATTTTTTAGCCAAATACACGACGGCGATGGTGAGCGCTGGCACCTACACAGCGCGTGTAGAAAAGTGTGTAGATCGCATAGCTAAACACTACGGCTACGATATTAGCGTGACGATTTTCGTGAAGTATTTTACGATTAGCGTCATGGACTCGGTCGACAACTCCCTGCGCCGAACTTACGTAAAAAAGATCCCGCTGGGGCAGGTGAGCTTTAACCGCATTTCCGAGCTTTCATCGCTTAGCTGGCGGATTTTGGATGAAAATTTAAGCTTAGAGGAGGCAAAAGAGCAGTTTGAGGGCGTCATGCGAATAGGGGCGAA
This window of the Campylobacter concisus genome carries:
- a CDS encoding M48 family metallopeptidase, coding for MFYFLLGIYFFYVAAKAWLAILQIGFIRAEAKKPAVVLSQSEYETAVAAAISNQKFELISLLYHAAIFMMWACWGLGAISGHAYKTGDIGDNVFMVMVFLLVSSLLELPLNIYETFVKDKKLGFSNVTPKIFALDLLKTLALTLVFGTLFVWLVLLCIRFLGDFWWFWAFLLSFSVALVINLIYPTLIAPIFNKMQPLEEGELKSRIEGLLAQCGFKSSGVFTIDASKRDNRLNAYFGGLGVTKRVVLFDTLVKKLSLEEIIAVLGHELGHFKHKDILKMIALSAVMLFAMFLIFGNIPDAAYQALGLHSGGGGTIVFLLLFSPIFGFLFSPVSSYFSRANEFGADKFVGEVSNKADMISALKKLGSENKAFPKAHPLYAFVYHSHPSLFERINELENEN
- the prmC gene encoding peptide chain release factor N(5)-glutamine methyltransferase; its protein translation is MKIEEALKEASLRLSSLCQNPSRVAKILLMNYLDVSIEWIFLNQKKEVDESGYFALVKRYENYEPLEYITGKASFYGLDFYVESGVLIPRPETEILVDKVIEISREYNEPKIAEIGTGSGIISIMLALKTKANIVATDINEKALMLAKKNADKFDVGGRIKFLNCSYVDEILEDIDILVSNPPYIARSYKLSKFVLNEPESALFGGEVGDEILKDIILIAKDRNIKNVACEMGYDQKASMQKFLEVNGFEYSFYKDLAGFDRGFCAKLKI
- a CDS encoding DUF4149 domain-containing protein, encoding MRGIYFLLLAVLIGAELTLGILVAPVIFFPQSIIGDGVLTHFMSGQMMTKIFLKFNYILLFISIVVMISELFDLRKKLIFSLKFSMLMLAFLNLALAFSFVFFFTPFIVYAQNLGVDATQTAEFAKMHSASEYVMKIMLVLQIILFFVKFKISQNERKA